A part of Thermococcus sp. LS1 genomic DNA contains:
- a CDS encoding DNA-directed DNA polymerase II small subunit, which yields MGLIEDLMANNYLITPSAYYLLVDGYKKDFTLAELIKFAKARGTFVIDATIAREFLMEKGMAPLENSISSSAESHPHAEEQISDDMASEAEMPTEIPGTAESSAMRGEMSEPTTVVVVHDTGEETSISTGTSSESGGDMSEMGPSGQEEPDFSGGESYISTGTLGESPLVGDSESETEVMAASLSEVADETLPVEGEISVEETPTENDNGYAHGYANSEETDNDVKPKIVYGDYGVPIAYVEEVPEEEKSYSVYSDFRVSPKEGFHYRAKEIPDDYEIAFDVKNVKFTLPKAKDARGKEGEIIIKVYADYFRSRLKKMRRILRENPEIGSVIDIAKLSYVRTDEDVTIIGLVNSKRETAKGFMFEVEDNTGIIKVFINRNNEDSKKFFEIMPDAVVAFKGRYSGRGIFFADKIYLPDVPKFKREKPPLEEKVYAVLLSDIHVGSNKFCEKAFMRFLEWLNGDVNNRAEEELVSRIKYMIIAGDVVDGIGIYPGQYNELAIPDIFDQYEALANLLSNVPDHITMFIGPGNHDAARTALPQPGFYEEYARPLLKLKNAVIISNPAVVRLHGRDFLIAHGRGIEDVVSFIPNRTHHRPAEAMLDLLKLRHLAPTFGEKVPIAPDPEDTLVIDSVPDLFQAGHVHVMQYKIYNGVFLINTGTWQAQTEFQKMVNIVPTPARVPIIDVETARLRAVVHFDQYCEGV from the coding sequence ATGGGCTTGATTGAGGATTTAATGGCTAACAACTATCTAATCACCCCGTCGGCCTATTACCTTCTCGTTGATGGCTATAAGAAGGACTTTACTCTCGCGGAGCTCATCAAGTTCGCTAAGGCGAGGGGTACCTTTGTAATAGACGCCACTATTGCCAGGGAGTTTCTCATGGAAAAGGGCATGGCTCCATTGGAAAATTCGATCTCTTCTTCTGCAGAATCCCACCCCCATGCTGAAGAGCAAATTTCGGATGATATGGCTTCTGAAGCGGAAATGCCTACTGAAATACCTGGAACTGCCGAATCATCTGCTATGCGTGGAGAAATGTCTGAACCAACAACTGTGGTTGTTGTTCATGATACTGGCGAAGAGACGTCTATTTCCACTGGAACCTCCTCTGAAAGCGGGGGTGATATGTCTGAAATGGGTCCGTCGGGGCAAGAAGAGCCCGACTTTTCTGGGGGGGAGAGTTATATTTCTACTGGAACTCTGGGGGAATCCCCCCTCGTAGGCGACTCTGAATCTGAAACCGAAGTCATGGCTGCCTCCCTTTCGGAGGTTGCTGATGAAACCCTTCCAGTGGAAGGGGAGATTTCAGTCGAAGAGACTCCGACTGAAAATGACAATGGTTATGCCCACGGCTACGCGAACAGTGAGGAGACTGATAATGACGTCAAGCCGAAGATAGTTTACGGTGACTACGGTGTCCCGATAGCCTACGTCGAGGAGGTTCCCGAAGAGGAGAAGAGTTATTCCGTCTATTCTGACTTTAGGGTATCCCCAAAGGAGGGCTTCCACTACAGGGCCAAAGAGATTCCCGATGATTACGAGATTGCCTTCGATGTCAAGAACGTCAAGTTCACCCTTCCAAAGGCTAAGGACGCCCGGGGCAAGGAAGGGGAGATAATAATCAAGGTCTATGCGGACTACTTCAGGAGCAGGCTCAAGAAGATGCGCCGCATTCTCCGCGAGAATCCGGAGATAGGTAGTGTGATAGACATAGCCAAGCTAAGTTACGTTAGAACCGATGAGGACGTCACGATAATCGGCCTCGTGAACTCCAAGAGGGAGACTGCTAAGGGTTTCATGTTCGAGGTTGAGGACAACACGGGAATAATCAAGGTCTTCATAAACCGCAACAACGAGGACTCGAAGAAGTTCTTCGAGATAATGCCCGACGCTGTGGTGGCCTTCAAGGGCCGCTACTCTGGAAGGGGCATCTTCTTCGCGGATAAGATTTACCTGCCGGACGTTCCAAAGTTCAAGCGCGAAAAGCCACCCCTCGAAGAAAAGGTCTACGCTGTTCTGCTCAGTGACATCCACGTCGGAAGCAATAAGTTCTGCGAGAAAGCCTTTATGCGCTTCCTTGAGTGGCTCAACGGAGATGTCAACAACAGGGCCGAGGAGGAGCTCGTGAGCCGGATTAAGTACATGATAATCGCTGGCGACGTCGTTGATGGCATAGGCATCTATCCCGGCCAGTACAACGAGCTTGCTATCCCTGACATTTTCGATCAGTACGAGGCTTTGGCGAACCTCCTCTCCAACGTGCCGGACCATATAACAATGTTCATTGGCCCGGGCAACCACGATGCGGCCAGAACAGCCCTTCCTCAGCCGGGCTTTTACGAAGAATACGCCAGACCACTCCTTAAGCTCAAGAACGCGGTCATAATAAGCAATCCCGCGGTGGTAAGGCTTCACGGCAGGGACTTTCTCATAGCTCACGGAAGGGGGATAGAGGACGTCGTTAGCTTTATCCCGAACAGAACCCACCACAGGCCTGCGGAGGCAATGCTCGACCTCCTCAAGCTCCGCCACCTTGCACCCACCTTCGGTGAGAAGGTGCCAATAGCTCCGGATCCGGAGGATACCCTTGTCATAGACAGCGTTCCAGACCTCTTCCAGGCCGGCCACGTCCACGTTATGCAGTATAAGATTTACAACGGCGTCTTTTTGATAAACACCGGCACATGGCAGGCTCAGACGGAGTTCCAGAAGATGGTGAACATCGTTCCTACCCCGGCAAGGGTTCCAATAATCGATGTGGAAACCGCCCGTTTGAGGGCTGTTGTGCACTTTGACCAGTACTGTGAGGGTGTTTGA
- a CDS encoding ORC1-type DNA replication protein: MDDNYLDSIFEKYLHAKKIFKNKEVLRHSYTPRELPHRREQIENLAHILVPVLRGETPSNVFVYGKTGTGKTVTIKFVTEELKKISQKYNVPVDVIYVNCEIVDTQYRVLANIVNYFREESGVEVPLVGWPTDEVYSKLKAVIDAKERFVIIVLDEIDKLIKKSGDDILYSLTRINTELHRAKVSIIGISNDLKFKDYLDPRVLSSLSEEEVVFPPYDANQLRDILMQRAKDAFNEGVLDDGVVPLCAALAAREHGDARRALDLLRVAGEIAEREGASKVTERHVWKAQEKIEQDTMEEVIKTLPLHSKVLLYAIVLLDENGELPANTGDVYSVYKSLCDHIDLEPLTQRRVSDLINELDMLGIINAKVVSKGRYGRTKEIRLNVTPYKVKNIYRHDHQLQTVLTISMSRQRRLL; this comes from the coding sequence ATGGACGACAATTACCTTGATTCAATCTTCGAGAAGTATCTTCATGCCAAGAAGATTTTCAAAAATAAGGAGGTTTTAAGGCATAGCTATACACCCAGAGAGCTTCCTCACAGGCGCGAGCAGATTGAAAACCTTGCGCACATCCTTGTTCCGGTTCTTAGAGGTGAAACTCCTTCCAACGTTTTCGTCTACGGCAAAACAGGTACTGGTAAGACCGTCACCATAAAGTTCGTCACAGAGGAGCTGAAGAAGATATCTCAAAAGTACAACGTTCCCGTTGATGTTATCTATGTCAACTGCGAGATAGTTGATACACAGTACCGCGTTCTCGCCAACATTGTGAACTACTTCCGCGAGGAGAGCGGCGTTGAAGTTCCGCTCGTAGGATGGCCGACCGATGAGGTGTACTCCAAGCTCAAGGCTGTCATAGACGCCAAAGAGCGCTTCGTCATCATAGTCCTCGATGAGATTGACAAACTCATCAAAAAGAGCGGTGACGATATTCTTTACTCTCTCACGAGGATAAACACCGAACTTCACCGGGCGAAGGTTAGCATAATCGGTATATCCAACGACCTCAAGTTCAAGGACTACCTGGACCCACGCGTTCTCTCAAGTCTAAGCGAGGAGGAGGTTGTCTTCCCACCCTATGACGCCAACCAGCTGCGGGATATACTCATGCAGCGTGCGAAGGATGCCTTCAACGAGGGTGTTCTCGATGACGGTGTAGTTCCCCTCTGTGCCGCCTTGGCAGCCCGCGAGCATGGTGATGCAAGGCGCGCCCTCGACCTGCTCCGCGTCGCTGGAGAAATAGCCGAGCGCGAAGGGGCGAGCAAGGTAACCGAGCGCCACGTCTGGAAGGCCCAGGAGAAGATAGAGCAGGACACCATGGAGGAGGTCATAAAGACCCTTCCGCTCCACTCAAAGGTTCTCCTCTATGCTATAGTTCTCCTGGACGAGAACGGCGAGTTGCCCGCAAACACTGGCGACGTCTATTCTGTCTACAAGTCCCTATGTGACCACATAGATCTTGAACCGCTAACTCAGAGGCGTGTGAGTGATTTAATAAATGAACTAGACATGCTCGGCATCATAAACGCCAAGGTTGTCAGCAAGGGCCGCTATGGTAGAACCAAAGAGATAAGGCTCAACGTAACTCCTTATAAGGTCAAGAACATATACCGTCATGATCATCAGCTCCAGACGGTGCTCACTATAAGCATGTCCCGCCAGAGGAGGCTGCTCTGA
- a CDS encoding DNA-binding protein: MEDIENQVLSWLREGDDNAKDIVDLPWVIKNVGQNAYVAEHPRMPFSLLVMFSDDFVHLIVPLRLETLSMTKDERLKVYHTLLLLNDRVNLMKFTLSGMNDEIYLRVDLDKKSLGKAEFNDALTSLLIGLQSAVEALGLEEAFAQDVFDRLVWMIFERLQKGATREELLRFLVVKVGMPEADAKQLLKEIFEAQEEANSREQDNTIYL, encoded by the coding sequence GTGGAAGATATTGAGAATCAAGTTCTCAGCTGGCTTAGGGAGGGTGACGACAACGCTAAGGACATCGTGGACCTCCCCTGGGTCATAAAAAACGTCGGTCAGAACGCTTATGTTGCTGAGCACCCCCGTATGCCGTTTAGCCTTCTCGTGATGTTCTCCGACGACTTCGTCCATCTGATAGTTCCTCTTCGTCTGGAGACCCTCTCCATGACAAAAGACGAGCGCTTGAAGGTGTATCACACGCTTCTCCTGCTCAATGATAGGGTCAACCTCATGAAATTCACACTCTCCGGAATGAACGATGAGATATACCTCCGCGTGGACCTCGACAAGAAATCCTTGGGCAAGGCCGAGTTCAACGACGCCCTGACGTCCCTTCTGATAGGTCTTCAATCGGCCGTCGAGGCCCTTGGCTTGGAGGAGGCCTTTGCCCAGGATGTGTTCGACCGCCTTGTCTGGATGATCTTTGAGAGGCTTCAGAAAGGGGCTACCCGGGAAGAACTTCTCCGCTTCTTGGTGGTTAAAGTCGGAATGCCCGAAGCTGATGCCAAACAGCTGCTTAAAGAGATATTTGAGGCCCAGGAAGAGGCCAACTCTCGTGAACAGGACAACACAATATATCTCTGA